The following proteins are encoded in a genomic region of Sulfurimonas sp. HSL3-7:
- a CDS encoding DegT/DnrJ/EryC1/StrS family aminotransferase yields the protein MQVPFYKIDIGKKEQQRVMDVLQGNAYYAVEDLEANFEKYIGASYAVSTSSGTGALHLAMLAIDLKRGDKVLCSVNAYPAVPEVVRHFDAEPGFIDIDEETFNIDLDKLENYLEDNQSKKLKAVIVSHIAGQPMDLERLYNIAKIYNIKIIEDASDALGGTYRGQKIGSTGATITCFSFSQHLKRNICQGGMLVTEDEDIMARAKLLRNHALVTDEDSLEYIYDVTDVGNKYTMSDLDAAFIDVQLSRQDQTIARQQEIAAKFTQKLKGVAHITIPEAKEDHAYTNYIIKIDKNRDSFARELEKKGIDTGLHYIPLHLLSYYKTKYMLRINDFPVALRNYQTVLSLPIYAALTDKEVDYICDSIKEIAKTRV from the coding sequence ATGCAAGTTCCATTCTACAAAATCGATATCGGCAAGAAAGAGCAGCAGCGTGTCATGGATGTGCTTCAGGGTAATGCATATTACGCAGTTGAAGACCTGGAAGCAAATTTCGAAAAATATATCGGTGCCTCTTATGCGGTATCGACATCAAGCGGAACGGGTGCGCTGCATCTTGCGATGCTGGCAATTGACCTGAAACGCGGCGACAAGGTACTTTGTTCGGTCAACGCTTATCCTGCAGTTCCGGAAGTGGTCCGTCATTTCGATGCTGAACCCGGTTTTATTGATATTGATGAAGAGACCTTCAACATCGATCTGGACAAGCTGGAGAACTATCTTGAAGATAACCAGTCCAAAAAGCTAAAAGCGGTCATCGTCTCACACATCGCGGGACAGCCGATGGATCTTGAACGTCTCTACAACATCGCCAAAATCTATAACATCAAGATCATCGAAGATGCTTCAGATGCACTCGGCGGAACCTATAGAGGTCAGAAAATAGGCTCTACCGGGGCTACCATCACCTGCTTTAGTTTCTCACAGCACCTTAAAAGAAATATCTGCCAGGGCGGTATGCTGGTCACCGAAGATGAAGATATTATGGCCCGTGCCAAACTGCTGCGCAACCATGCGCTTGTCACGGATGAGGACAGCCTGGAGTATATCTATGATGTCACGGATGTCGGTAATAAGTACACGATGAGCGACCTTGATGCCGCGTTTATCGACGTACAGCTCTCTCGCCAGGATCAGACCATCGCCCGTCAGCAGGAGATCGCTGCAAAATTCACCCAAAAACTGAAAGGGGTTGCGCACATCACGATCCCGGAAGCAAAAGAGGATCACGCCTATACGAACTACATCATCAAGATCGACAAAAACCGTGATTCATTTGCCCGTGAACTTGAGAAAAAAGGGATCGATACCGGGCTGCACTACATCCCCTTGCATCTTTTAAGCTACTACAAAACCAAATACATGCTTCGTATTAACGATTTTCCGGTGGCCCTGCGCAATTACCAGACGGTGCTTTCTCTGCCTATCTACGCGGCATTGACGGATAAAGAGGTCGATTATATCTGTGATTCGATCAAAGAGATCGCCAAAACACGCGTTTGA
- a CDS encoding YceI family protein — MKMITVIAISSLLTAASLFGADFSVDKAHTNIGFKVRHMMVSNTQGSFDDFSGSFSYDPKTRQLTALEGKVTVASVNTDEAKRDDHLRSPDFFDAEKYPAMTMKFVKQEGDKVTVALTIKDVTKNVVLEMDDASDAIKDPWGNTRVGFSLEGKINRQEFNITFSKLMETGGLVVGDDVKLQLEIEGIQAK; from the coding sequence ATGAAAATGATCACCGTAATCGCAATAAGTTCACTGCTTACCGCAGCTTCGCTCTTCGGAGCCGATTTTTCAGTCGACAAAGCACACACCAATATCGGGTTTAAAGTCCGCCATATGATGGTGAGCAACACCCAGGGCAGTTTCGACGACTTCAGCGGGAGCTTCTCCTATGATCCGAAAACCCGTCAACTGACGGCTCTTGAGGGGAAGGTCACTGTCGCTTCGGTCAATACCGATGAAGCCAAACGTGACGACCACCTGCGCAGTCCGGATTTTTTCGACGCTGAAAAATACCCGGCTATGACGATGAAATTTGTCAAACAGGAGGGTGATAAAGTCACCGTTGCATTAACAATTAAAGATGTCACGAAAAACGTCGTTTTGGAGATGGATGATGCGTCGGATGCGATCAAAGACCCGTGGGGCAATACCCGCGTCGGTTTTTCACTAGAAGGAAAGATCAACCGTCAGGAGTTCAATATCACATTCTCCAAACTGATGGAAACCGGCGGTCTCGTTGTCGGCGATGATGTCAAACTGCAGCTGGAGATCGAAGGCATTCAGGCCAAGTAG
- a CDS encoding NAD+ synthase, translating to MSKYAMITDYLVRFLDDEVRKTGLDSVVLGLSGGIDSAVVAVLAHKAFGDNLLCVKMPSHYSSQSSLDDADELIAKFGMRAVTCDISPLLKAYENDTMSNLRKGNFSARMRMATLFDVSADEGALVLGTSNKSELMLGYGTLFGDLASAVNPIGDLYKSEVFELARYLGVPDSIVNKPPSADLWAGQSDEEELGYSYAELDAVLRAYVEERRTKEMLLDNGYDPKLIDLIITRIYRNQFKRKMPVIAKLTSRTINHDFNYPRDITL from the coding sequence ATGAGTAAATATGCAATGATCACGGATTATCTTGTCCGGTTCCTCGATGATGAAGTCCGCAAGACCGGTCTGGACAGTGTTGTACTGGGCTTGAGCGGAGGGATAGACTCTGCCGTTGTAGCCGTGCTGGCACACAAGGCTTTTGGCGACAATCTACTCTGTGTCAAGATGCCCTCGCACTATTCATCGCAAAGTTCGCTGGACGATGCCGATGAGCTGATCGCAAAGTTCGGCATGCGTGCCGTCACGTGTGACATCTCACCGCTTCTAAAAGCCTATGAAAACGATACGATGAGTAATCTGCGCAAGGGGAACTTCTCGGCGCGAATGCGAATGGCAACACTTTTCGATGTTTCGGCTGATGAAGGTGCCCTGGTCCTGGGTACAAGCAATAAAAGTGAATTGATGCTGGGTTACGGCACCCTTTTTGGGGATCTGGCCTCTGCGGTCAACCCGATTGGCGATCTGTACAAAAGCGAGGTTTTTGAACTGGCCCGTTATTTGGGCGTTCCTGATTCTATTGTGAACAAACCCCCTTCTGCCGATCTTTGGGCAGGACAGAGTGATGAGGAGGAGCTGGGTTACAGCTACGCCGAACTGGATGCTGTCCTGCGTGCTTATGTTGAAGAACGCAGGACAAAAGAGATGCTGCTTGACAACGGGTATGACCCTAAACTGATTGATCTGATCATCACACGGATCTACCGTAACCAGTTCAAGCGCAAGATGCCGGTGATCGCAAAACTGACATCACGTACGATCAACCATGATTTCAACTATCCCCGTGATATAACACTATAA
- the nifJ gene encoding pyruvate:ferredoxin (flavodoxin) oxidoreductase: MSKNYITIDGNEAVARVAHKINEVIAIYPITPSSPMAELSDIYSTRGEKNIFGALPEIMEMQSEGGASGAVHGALQTGALTTTFTSSQGLLLMIPNMYKIAGELTPTVFHVAARSIAAQALSIFGDHSDVMAVRQTGFVLYASNSVQEAHDAALIAQAAALKARLPFLHFFDGFRTSHEVSKIELLSEEVLKAMIDEELVYAHRSRALSPDNPFVRGTSQNPDVYFQGRESVNSYYLALPAILQESMDRFAELTGRAYKLYDYVGAADAERIIILMGSGAEAAHETVNYLSAQGEKVGVIKVRLYRPFSVEHFVAALPKTTKAIAVLDRTKEPGSLGEPLYLDIVSALNELREKEMLGFEMPRIIGGRYGLSSKEFTPAMIKAVFDELRKDRPKNHFTIGINDDRTHTSLEWDPSFSIADEETFSGIFFGLGSDGTVGANKNSIKIIGEETPNYAQGYFVYDSNKSGSMTTSHLRFGPKRIHATYLIDKAGFVACHQSVFLEKFDILKHAEEGAIFLLNSPFSREIVFSKLPRNVQNELIEKKVRFFVIDAAAVAKKSGMGRRINTVMQTCFFAISGILERDEAIAKIKGSIQKSYGKKGRQIVEMNNAAVDNTLANLFEVPLPASVQGDMPMTPMVKGDFDRFVEEITARIIAGEGDKIPVSDMPDDGTWPSGTTQYQKRNIALEVPVWDPDVCIQCNKCVLVCPHAAIRSKVVDEAILADAPDIFAYVGAKGKSFEPQEQFTLQVAVEDCTGCSLCVEVCPAKNKSQSNRKAINMAPQEPLRTAGAQNWDYFMNLPAYDRNKLEHEKVKESQLLEPLFEFSGACAGCGETPYIKLASQLFGDRMVIANATGCSSIYGGNLPTTPWKKNSEGRGPAWSNSLFEDNAEFGLGFRLAIDKHTHTARELLTGLKGEIGEELAENILASKQEDEAEIFEQRDRIEELKKVLQSLKGTEAQRLSKLSDYLVKKSVWMIGGDGWAYDIGYGGLDHVLASGKNVNILVLDTQVYSNTGGQQSKATMTGAVAKFAAGGKAQVPKDLAMMAIAYGNVYVARVAMGASDAQTIKAFVEAERYDGPSIIIAYSHCVAHGYDLRYGMEHQKLAVDSGLWATFRYNPDLEKEGKNPMQLDYKGPKIDVKNYMYQESRFKMVEKMNAGNAKAYLETARSHAEEMYKRYQNLAQMSYKDEGEV; this comes from the coding sequence ATGTCAAAGAACTACATCACTATCGACGGAAACGAAGCGGTTGCACGCGTTGCCCACAAGATCAACGAGGTCATTGCCATCTACCCGATCACCCCCTCCTCCCCAATGGCCGAGCTCAGTGACATCTACTCCACCCGCGGAGAAAAAAATATCTTCGGCGCCCTGCCTGAGATCATGGAGATGCAGAGTGAAGGCGGGGCAAGCGGGGCCGTGCACGGCGCCTTGCAGACAGGGGCGCTTACGACGACCTTTACCTCGTCTCAGGGGCTGTTGCTCATGATCCCGAACATGTACAAAATTGCGGGAGAGCTCACCCCGACGGTTTTTCATGTCGCAGCCCGTTCGATCGCGGCCCAGGCCCTCTCTATCTTCGGCGATCACAGTGATGTGATGGCGGTGCGCCAGACCGGTTTTGTTCTCTACGCCTCCAATTCCGTCCAGGAAGCCCATGATGCCGCGCTGATCGCCCAGGCGGCCGCGTTGAAGGCACGACTCCCCTTTCTCCATTTTTTCGACGGTTTTCGCACCTCGCACGAGGTTAGCAAGATAGAGCTGCTCAGCGAAGAGGTCTTGAAAGCGATGATCGATGAGGAGCTGGTCTATGCCCACCGCTCCCGCGCACTCTCTCCGGACAATCCATTTGTCCGCGGTACCTCGCAGAATCCCGATGTCTATTTTCAGGGGCGCGAAAGTGTCAACAGTTATTACCTAGCCCTCCCCGCAATTCTGCAGGAGAGCATGGACCGTTTCGCCGAACTCACCGGCAGAGCCTACAAACTGTATGACTATGTCGGTGCAGCAGATGCGGAACGCATCATTATCCTGATGGGATCGGGTGCCGAAGCCGCGCATGAGACTGTCAACTATCTGAGTGCACAGGGCGAGAAGGTCGGCGTCATCAAGGTCCGGCTCTATCGGCCTTTCTCCGTCGAACATTTTGTTGCGGCACTGCCGAAAACAACAAAAGCCATCGCCGTACTTGACCGCACCAAGGAGCCGGGATCACTGGGTGAACCCCTCTACCTCGATATTGTGAGCGCCCTGAACGAACTCCGTGAAAAAGAGATGCTCGGATTTGAGATGCCGCGGATCATCGGCGGACGTTACGGCCTCTCATCCAAAGAGTTTACCCCGGCCATGATCAAGGCCGTCTTCGACGAACTGCGCAAAGACCGGCCGAAAAACCACTTTACGATCGGTATAAATGATGACCGCACCCACACCTCGCTGGAGTGGGACCCCTCTTTTTCCATCGCAGACGAGGAGACATTCAGCGGTATCTTTTTCGGTCTGGGTTCCGACGGGACCGTCGGCGCCAACAAAAACTCCATCAAGATCATCGGCGAAGAGACGCCCAATTACGCCCAGGGCTACTTTGTCTACGACTCGAACAAATCAGGGTCCATGACCACCTCCCACCTGCGTTTCGGCCCCAAACGCATTCACGCCACCTACCTGATCGATAAAGCCGGTTTTGTCGCCTGCCACCAAAGCGTCTTTCTGGAGAAGTTCGATATTTTGAAACATGCCGAAGAGGGGGCCATCTTTCTGCTGAACTCCCCTTTCAGCAGAGAGATCGTCTTCTCCAAACTGCCGCGGAATGTCCAAAACGAACTGATCGAGAAGAAGGTCCGTTTTTTCGTTATTGATGCCGCTGCCGTTGCTAAAAAAAGCGGTATGGGACGCCGTATCAACACCGTTATGCAGACCTGTTTCTTCGCGATATCCGGTATTTTAGAACGCGATGAAGCGATCGCCAAGATCAAAGGCAGCATCCAGAAAAGCTACGGGAAGAAGGGGCGTCAGATCGTCGAAATGAACAATGCGGCGGTCGACAACACCCTTGCCAATCTCTTTGAGGTCCCCCTTCCCGCCTCTGTCCAGGGGGATATGCCTATGACGCCGATGGTCAAAGGGGATTTTGACCGGTTTGTCGAAGAGATCACGGCAAGGATCATCGCCGGAGAGGGCGACAAGATCCCGGTTTCCGACATGCCCGATGACGGCACCTGGCCCAGCGGCACCACACAGTATCAAAAGCGCAATATCGCCCTGGAAGTACCGGTATGGGACCCGGATGTCTGTATTCAGTGCAATAAATGTGTCCTTGTCTGTCCCCACGCCGCGATCCGCTCCAAGGTGGTCGATGAGGCGATTCTCGCAGACGCACCCGACATCTTCGCTTATGTAGGCGCCAAAGGCAAGAGTTTTGAACCGCAGGAGCAGTTCACTCTCCAGGTCGCCGTTGAAGACTGCACCGGCTGCAGCCTCTGTGTGGAGGTCTGTCCCGCGAAAAACAAATCACAAAGCAATCGCAAGGCCATCAATATGGCGCCGCAGGAGCCCCTTCGCACCGCCGGCGCACAGAACTGGGACTATTTTATGAACCTTCCTGCTTATGACAGGAACAAGCTTGAGCATGAAAAGGTCAAGGAGTCCCAGCTCCTCGAACCGCTTTTTGAATTCTCCGGCGCCTGTGCGGGCTGCGGCGAAACCCCCTATATCAAACTGGCGTCCCAGCTCTTCGGCGACCGCATGGTCATCGCCAATGCGACCGGCTGTTCCTCCATCTACGGCGGAAACCTCCCGACCACCCCGTGGAAGAAGAACAGCGAGGGCCGCGGGCCGGCCTGGTCCAACTCGCTGTTTGAGGACAATGCCGAATTCGGCCTGGGGTTCAGGCTGGCCATCGACAAGCACACCCATACGGCCCGCGAACTCCTAACAGGACTCAAAGGTGAGATCGGCGAAGAGCTGGCGGAGAATATTCTCGCCTCGAAACAGGAAGATGAAGCAGAGATCTTTGAACAGCGGGACCGTATTGAAGAACTTAAAAAAGTTCTACAATCCCTTAAAGGGACTGAAGCGCAGCGTCTCAGCAAGCTCAGCGATTATCTGGTGAAAAAATCGGTCTGGATGATCGGGGGTGACGGCTGGGCGTATGACATCGGCTACGGCGGTCTGGACCATGTACTCGCGAGCGGCAAGAACGTCAATATTCTCGTGCTCGACACCCAGGTCTATTCCAACACCGGCGGACAGCAGTCCAAAGCGACCATGACCGGTGCGGTCGCGAAATTCGCCGCCGGCGGAAAAGCACAGGTCCCCAAAGACCTGGCCATGATGGCAATCGCCTACGGCAATGTCTACGTCGCGCGGGTGGCCATGGGTGCAAGCGATGCCCAGACCATCAAAGCCTTTGTCGAGGCGGAACGCTATGACGGCCCTTCGATCATCATCGCCTATTCCCACTGTGTGGCACACGGCTACGACCTCCGCTACGGAATGGAGCATCAGAAACTCGCCGTGGACTCCGGTCTGTGGGCGACCTTCCGTTACAACCCCGACCTTGAGAAAGAGGGCAAGAACCCGATGCAGCTTGACTACAAAGGTCCCAAGATCGATGTGAAAAACTATATGTATCAGGAGAGCCGCTTCAAGATGGTCGAAAAGATGAATGCCGGTAACGCGAAAGCGTATCTGGAGACGGCGCGGTCGCATGCCGAAGAGATGTACAAGCGCTATCAGAATCTGGCACAAATGTCATACAAAGACGAGGGAGAAGTATAA
- the argB gene encoding acetylglutamate kinase: MKTKTSKVQILLEALPFIKEFSEQIVVIKYGGSAQTSPELKEKFAQDILLMYLVGLRPVVVHGGGPRITDMLGKLDIPTEFVDGQRITTPEVMRIVEMVLCGEINNEIVSLLNSHGAKAIGLNGKDAHFIRAEPKEHAKWGLTGTITKVNADVIHKMIREKFIPVIAPIASGEEMGHPGYNINADLAAAKIAEAIGANKVIFMTDTAGVLDKRMELLASLTEEEVEALKADGTIHGGMVPKVDACLDAIDGGVKKAHIIDGRIEHAMLLELFTAEGVGTEITL; this comes from the coding sequence ATGAAAACAAAAACAAGCAAGGTCCAGATTCTCTTAGAGGCGCTACCGTTTATCAAAGAGTTTAGTGAACAGATCGTGGTCATCAAGTATGGCGGTTCAGCGCAGACTTCACCTGAATTAAAAGAGAAATTTGCGCAAGACATCTTGCTGATGTACCTTGTGGGGCTGCGACCGGTTGTTGTTCATGGGGGTGGTCCGAGAATCACCGATATGCTGGGCAAACTTGATATCCCCACCGAGTTTGTCGACGGGCAGCGTATTACAACGCCTGAGGTGATGCGTATTGTCGAGATGGTACTTTGCGGCGAGATCAATAACGAGATCGTTTCGCTTCTGAACTCGCATGGTGCCAAAGCGATCGGTCTTAACGGTAAAGATGCGCATTTTATCCGTGCGGAGCCTAAAGAGCATGCGAAGTGGGGGTTGACCGGAACCATCACGAAGGTCAACGCCGATGTGATCCACAAGATGATCCGCGAGAAGTTTATTCCTGTCATCGCCCCGATAGCATCGGGAGAAGAGATGGGGCATCCGGGCTACAACATCAATGCCGACCTGGCTGCTGCGAAGATCGCTGAAGCGATCGGTGCGAACAAAGTCATCTTTATGACCGATACGGCCGGTGTCCTTGACAAAAGGATGGAACTTCTTGCTTCATTGACGGAAGAGGAGGTCGAAGCGCTCAAAGCGGACGGTACGATACACGGGGGCATGGTGCCGAAAGTCGATGCGTGTCTGGATGCGATCGACGGGGGTGTCAAAAAAGCCCACATCATCGACGGGCGCATCGAGCATGCGATGCTGCTCGAGCTCTTTACCGCCGAGGGTGTTGGAACCGAGATCACACTCTAA
- the cutA gene encoding divalent-cation tolerance protein CutA: MKMPLIQIQCSVPSKKTAKQIARKLVEEKLCACVTVLPKVSSFYIYEGEFCEDEEFLLLIKTDKTHYDAVEKRIVSLHPYEIPEIIALPVVKGVKSYIKWAKKALK, encoded by the coding sequence ATGAAAATGCCGCTTATTCAGATCCAGTGCAGCGTCCCTTCCAAAAAGACGGCGAAACAGATCGCCAGAAAGCTGGTTGAAGAGAAGCTTTGCGCCTGCGTCACTGTTTTGCCGAAAGTAAGCTCTTTTTACATTTATGAAGGGGAGTTCTGTGAAGATGAGGAGTTTCTGCTTCTGATCAAGACCGATAAAACGCATTATGATGCCGTCGAGAAAAGGATTGTGTCGCTGCATCCTTACGAGATTCCCGAGATCATTGCGCTGCCTGTGGTCAAAGGGGTTAAGAGTTACATCAAGTGGGCGAAGAAAGCCTTGAAATAA
- a CDS encoding tetraacyldisaccharide 4'-kinase, producing the protein MKQGLILWGERYFYAPGPMQRLLSLLLWPLSLLYCGVVNLRYRMERPRDFKLPIISVGNLTVGGSGKTPIVTALAARYDKVAVVLRGYGRKSRGLVLVSDGKKILVDVDESGDEAMLYATVLPRAVVIVSEKRESAIEKAKEMGCQCLFLDDGYNKHQIKKLDILIEVETKNNFCLPAGPYRERLWRGKKALMIKENREFRRKVALIDASEKMVLVTAIARAERLDPYLPDVADKIYFEDHHYFTKKELESVLERTGAQSLLVTLKDYVKIRKFDLPVSLMELSLELSDDFTRAVDTYISEQQ; encoded by the coding sequence TTGAAACAAGGGCTGATCCTGTGGGGTGAACGCTATTTTTACGCGCCCGGCCCCATGCAAAGACTTTTGTCATTGTTACTGTGGCCTTTAAGCCTGCTCTATTGTGGCGTTGTCAACCTGCGCTACAGGATGGAGCGTCCCCGTGATTTTAAACTGCCCATCATCAGTGTCGGCAATCTGACCGTAGGCGGCAGCGGCAAAACACCGATCGTTACCGCGTTGGCTGCACGTTATGACAAGGTCGCCGTTGTTCTGCGAGGCTATGGGCGTAAAAGTCGGGGGCTCGTCCTTGTCTCCGACGGTAAAAAGATCCTGGTCGATGTGGATGAAAGCGGCGATGAAGCGATGCTCTATGCCACGGTCCTCCCCCGTGCGGTCGTAATCGTCAGTGAAAAGCGCGAGAGTGCCATCGAAAAAGCCAAAGAAATGGGGTGTCAATGCCTTTTTTTGGATGACGGCTACAATAAGCATCAGATCAAAAAGCTCGATATCCTCATAGAAGTAGAGACGAAAAACAACTTCTGTCTGCCTGCAGGCCCATACCGGGAGCGGCTGTGGCGGGGTAAAAAAGCGTTGATGATCAAGGAGAACCGGGAGTTCAGACGAAAAGTCGCTTTGATCGATGCGTCTGAAAAGATGGTATTGGTTACGGCAATAGCCAGAGCAGAGCGTCTTGACCCCTATCTGCCCGATGTGGCCGACAAGATCTATTTCGAAGATCACCACTATTTTACCAAGAAGGAACTCGAGTCGGTACTCGAACGTACCGGTGCACAAAGTTTATTGGTGACTTTAAAAGATTACGTTAAAATTCGCAAATTCGATCTTCCGGTCAGCCTGATGGAACTCAGTCTGGAACTCAGTGACGATTTTACCCGAGCCGTGGATACCTATATAAGTGAGCAGCAATGA
- a CDS encoding TetR/AcrR family transcriptional regulator, producing MSTKQKILDSALELFNATNTQAATTNHIAKAMGISPGNLHYHYKNREAIILKLYEQMLEESTLLVQDLPKDIVELFEHQKVMSRILWRYRFFYRELLFLLSRDPALKERYIKDNIAHRERIRITFGNLVEHGDLNIPYDNILEQLTDTIMLVLEFWNPMVETLGKDINEESFEDATTHIRGAMRPYLTKQALDALKVFKDS from the coding sequence ATGTCAACAAAGCAGAAAATCCTTGACAGTGCCCTGGAACTCTTCAATGCGACCAACACCCAGGCTGCCACGACAAATCACATCGCCAAGGCGATGGGGATCAGTCCCGGCAACCTTCACTACCATTATAAAAACCGTGAAGCAATCATACTAAAGCTGTATGAACAGATGCTTGAGGAGAGCACCCTGCTTGTCCAGGACCTTCCAAAAGATATTGTCGAGCTTTTCGAACATCAGAAAGTGATGAGCAGGATACTGTGGAGATACCGCTTTTTCTACCGGGAACTGCTTTTCCTGCTCTCGAGAGACCCCGCTTTGAAAGAACGGTACATCAAAGACAATATTGCCCACAGGGAACGTATTCGCATCACCTTCGGTAATCTTGTTGAACACGGTGACTTGAACATTCCCTACGACAATATCCTTGAGCAACTGACGGATACCATCATGCTGGTACTCGAATTCTGGAACCCGATGGTCGAGACCCTGGGCAAAGATATAAATGAAGAGAGTTTTGAAGATGCCACAACCCATATAAGGGGAGCGATGCGCCCGTATCTTACGAAACAGGCGCTTGATGCGTTAAAGGTCTTTAAGGACAGTTGA
- a CDS encoding dihydroorotate dehydrogenase-like protein has translation MDITTTYMGLSLKNPIIVGASPLTASFDSIKKLEESGAAAVVLHSIFEEQINHEAHELDYFLFKGSESYAEALGYFPEVALSNIESDHYLDEIRHLKENVSIPIIASLNGVSKGGWINYARKLEQAGADALELNITYIPTDADVDARAVEQLYIDALSAVKANVAIPVSVKMNAVFSAPAQMAARLVDAGAEALVLFDRPVHVDIDLENLNALQVIRPSSSRDLSETLRWSAILYKKVNASLCASTGIHTHEDILKAMMSGADAVQMVSSLLKLGEGHIATVLDNLTAWMALKEYESIEQMKGSISLAHTANPAAYQRANYMRLLTDYRY, from the coding sequence ATGGACATCACAACAACATACATGGGACTTTCCCTGAAAAATCCGATTATCGTCGGGGCCTCGCCCCTCACTGCCTCGTTCGACTCGATCAAAAAGCTCGAAGAGAGCGGCGCCGCAGCGGTCGTTCTGCACTCCATCTTTGAGGAGCAGATCAACCATGAAGCACATGAACTGGACTATTTTCTCTTTAAAGGGAGCGAAAGCTACGCCGAAGCCCTGGGGTATTTTCCGGAAGTTGCACTGAGCAATATCGAATCGGACCACTACCTTGATGAGATACGTCACCTCAAGGAGAACGTCTCTATTCCGATCATCGCTTCACTCAACGGTGTTTCCAAAGGGGGCTGGATCAATTATGCCAGAAAGCTCGAGCAGGCCGGCGCCGACGCGCTTGAGCTCAACATCACCTATATTCCGACCGATGCCGATGTCGACGCACGAGCGGTCGAACAGCTCTACATCGATGCGCTCAGTGCCGTCAAGGCCAATGTTGCCATTCCCGTCAGTGTCAAAATGAACGCGGTGTTCTCTGCTCCCGCGCAGATGGCCGCCAGACTTGTCGATGCCGGAGCAGAGGCGCTAGTGCTGTTTGACCGCCCGGTCCATGTCGACATCGACCTCGAAAACCTCAATGCCCTGCAGGTGATCAGGCCAAGCAGCTCCCGGGACCTGAGCGAGACACTGCGCTGGTCCGCCATTCTCTACAAAAAAGTCAATGCCTCGCTCTGCGCCTCAACCGGCATTCACACCCATGAGGATATACTCAAAGCGATGATGAGCGGTGCCGATGCCGTGCAGATGGTGAGCAGCCTGCTCAAGCTCGGCGAGGGGCATATCGCCACTGTTTTAGATAACCTGACCGCCTGGATGGCGTTGAAAGAGTATGAGTCGATAGAACAGATGAAGGGAAGTATCTCCCTCGCCCATACCGCCAATCCTGCCGCCTATCAGCGCGCAAACTATATGCGTCTTCTTACCGATTATCGCTATTAA